In the Pogoniulus pusillus isolate bPogPus1 chromosome 40, bPogPus1.pri, whole genome shotgun sequence genome, GGCCAGCGCCGCGAAGATGGACTCGTCGGAGGTGAGGGACCGAGGGCCGGGGGGTCGGCGCGGGGCTTGGCGCAGCATGACTGAGGACCCTCCTGTCCCCAGAGTTCCTTCACCCGGCTGTCGCTGCCCGGGAGCCCGGAGGAGGGAAGCCCAGAGGACGGCAGCCCGGAAGAGACCCCCGAGCACGTTCGACAGGAGATCAAGCGCTATGAGGTGCGTCCTGCTGCCTCCGACAGCTGCCGCCTGTGGGGTCCGCCCTGGCCGACTTGGGCTGTGGGCTCCAGGTTCTTGGTTTCTCTTGACAGAGAGGGAGTATCTCGGGTTAAGAGAGCCCATGCTGGGGTATGAGGGCTGCACCCAGTGTGGGGTCCTTCCCAAAAGCAGTGTGTGCAAGTGGAGTGCCACAGCGTCTGCAGGGTCTCACTGTCTACCTTTCACAGGCGTTTTGTAATGCTCTGAATCAAGACCTCATGAAGCTACAAATGGCCAAGGAAGCTGTAGAGCAAAGGACACGAGAGctgaggaaagaaggagaactTCTTAAGCAAGAAACACTTTCAAACATAGGTGAAGAGGTAACCTGCAGCGTTGGTGGTAGAGGACTTGTCTTGAGCTTGGGGAGGTGGCAGTGGGTGGTGGGGCTCACTGCTCTGAGATAACTTCAGTCTGGACACAGCAGAGGTTTCACGGGACACCACCACATCAGGCTTGTGCCGAGAAgtcaggcagtgctggggggtggagggaggaCTGGGCTCcatcagtgtgctagtttgaagcaggctagaatgttttggtgagagaaagtagataatttagccgtgaaaaggaaaacaaacaatggtgatgtcaacttctctcacagtctggctgagagctatgggaacaagaagggtaaacattagataactttcgccatttttctcactctgcttttggcttcagactgaactgcatctcaacctcactgccactagccttgctccttaacctcttggctgcacctctattctttctcaggattggggtaaggttgagagaggcagggggaggtgctggggtggttgagagcccctcctggggactcaggtttctgggaggggagttgtgtttctgtattacttttgacttgtatatttctgtctataactgtatatactgtaaatatctgcttgtatattgtgctagctgtaaagaaatagcttcatttatattcccagagcccgtctgagttagctggggcatttcttaaagtgtgggggggcggataacagccaaaccaccacaatcaggaaccagggcagggctgccagcagtCACAAACAGTGCTGTGCTTAAACCATGGCTTGTGGTGGTCCCCTGTGCTCTGGAGGTTCTGTGCTgccttcccctctttctttccaggTGGCTGTTGTTCTTGCAGAGCAGAACAGTCTGAAGCATGAGAGGCAGATACTGAAAAAGAAACTGGAAGAAGTGAAGAAGAGGGTCCTCTGGGAGGATCCAGCAAGGGTAACAGAGGGTGTCTGGGCACTTGGGTCTGCTGGCAAGGGGCAGGACCCTGGCTGGAGAATGTGTAGGTGACTACAGCTGAGCACTGTATGATGGTTGACACAGCTTCTGCTCGTGGgtggctcctctgccagagccagAAGCTCCAGTTAGGGCTTCAGGCACATCCAGACCCCatgagaggctgctggggcgCTCCAGCTGTTTGAGCCATGTGCTTGTTTATTGTCTGTGGTGTGTCAGGGACAGGCCCTAAGCAAGCTCCAGTCTCCTGTGGGTGCTCTGTGTGCTCCAACCTAGGTGCTGCCAGCCTTGCCAGAGAAGAACATGGTGTTTAAGGGACTCATGGCAAGCAAGGAGGACATGAACAAGCTGATGCTGATCCCAAGGATCCACTACCCTCTGCTGGGGGGCTCAGCCCTTATCACCTTTGAGAAGGCAGAGGGTAAGAGCCAGTCAGGTGCCCTCCTTGACTGTCTTTGAGGCTAGCCCTGTGTCTCCTCACCAGGCCAAAgctctctcccctctgccagtgctgcttTGGCTTCTGTCCCCTCCTCAAAGCGACATCTGCCCCGTGTTCTGTCCTTGATGCACTCTCAGCAGGTGTTTGAtcccctgtgctgggggctctccCTGCTTGCAGTAGCCCAGAGGATCCTGGAGATGAAGGAGCATGTGGTGGAGCTAAGCTGCGGGGAGGAGCTGGATCGCTGCAGAGTGCGAGTGCAGGCAGCGCCCGTGGATttactgctgccctctgccctggagGTAGGtcctggcactgcagagagctgcaggctgatCTGAGCTTGTGCCAGCTCTGCCGTGCTCCATTCCACCAATATCCAGCTTGCCTCTGCCAGGTCACTGGTACTAGCTCAGCTCGGTGTGTTggtgccacagctctgcactgcttcCCCGAGCGCTGGGGGCAGCCTTGCCCTAGCACTGACCGGCCTGTGCCACCCACAGATGGGGCTgactcagagcagcaggagtatCCTCGTGTCTGACCTACCCATCCTGAGCATCCCTGAGGAGGCACTGCTGGACAAATTGGagctcttcttcagcaagacgaAGAATGGGGGTGGTGAGGTGGAGAGCAGGGAGTTCCTGGATGATTCTGGCCAGGTCATGCTGACCTTTGCAGAGGATGGAGGTGTGTGGGTTGTCAAGCTGCCACCGAGGGGGTCAACCCAGCCGGCTCTGGGGGAGCACAGGTGGTCTCTTGCGAGCAGATGGAGCCGTGTCTTTGGGCAATGCAGAAGGCAAAgggagcccaggctgccctgaagctgctggtggaggtgggctggggctgggcagtgccagccttgGTCTCTGTGCCAAGGACATAATCCCTCAGTGGCTCAGGGCTTTCTTTTCCGTCCTCAGTCGCGGAGCAGCTAATTGAGAGAGGACACATCCAGTTTTTTattgggaaagaaaaatacGAGGTCAAAATATCACCGTGCATAAGTGGAAATATCACTAACCTGCAGGTAAGGGCACAAGCCGTGTTGCCAAGCAGGACCTGCTAGCCCGCAGGTGGCAGCTCCTGAAGACCCTTTTCCCACACTGCCATGTGCCAGCTGCGTCCCGAGGGGACCCCTTCCTTCGGGCCCACTGCAGCTCACTcctggctctgcccagctccagccctcctgctgccccaggaCCGTCCTGCTCACGGGGATCCCGGATGTACTGGATGAGGAGTCCATGAGGGATGCTCTGGAGATCCACTTCCAGAAGGGCAGCCGTGGTGGGGGAGAGGTGGATGCCCTCGACTACGTCCCGCTGGGACAAGTGGGGGTGGCTGTTTTCACGGAGGACGCCGACTAGCCCTGGCCAAGTTCGGGGGCAGCGGCGCTTCGCCTGGCCCCTGGCACAACAGAATTAAAGcatctgcagagaaggctgcGTCTGTTCTGCTGGGGGGGGCGGGCCCAGCGTGCAGGAACTGCGGGCACGGCTGGGCCCTTCCCGGCACGGGGAACGGCAGCGCCGCGCTCCCGGGGCCGGGCTTTGCGAGCACCGGGGCTGAGCCAGGTCGACCCGAGCTCTCCGGCGGCGTGGAGCGGAGCTCGGGGCGGGCCGGGGGCGGTGCCCACCGAGGCGGGGTGGCCCCGGTTTCGCTTTCGTTTCCCCGGGGCGGTGGCTGCAGGGCCGGAGCTGGGGGGAGGTAGCAGAGCCGCGCTGGGTCGCGCTGCGGGGCCGGGGCCTCCGCCGGGTGGCAACCAGGGCCGGGAGGCGCCCGGGGAGCGGGAACTCGGGGCAAGGCTCAGCCGGGCAGGGCGGGGGTCGCTGTCGCCCCGGACTCCTGGCACCGGCATGGCGGGCCGCACGGTGCGGGTGCGGGGCCTCCCCGCCGAGCTGCCCCCCGACAGGGTTGCCGACAAGCTGACCATCCACTTCCTGCGTTCCCGCAACGGCGGCGGCGAGATCGCCGACGTGCAGGTGCTGCCCGGGGCCTGCGCCCTCATCACCTTCGAGGCGCCGGAAGGTAACGGCCGCTCCCGAGCCCCCGGCCCTGTCGCTGCGGTGCCGCGGTCGGGGCAGGCCCGGCTGACGGGGCCGGTGTCGGGGCCGGTGCCTTTCTCCCGTAGTGGCCCAGCGGATCCTGAAGGCCGAGCACGTGCTGTCGGTCGGGGGCCGGCGGTACCCGCTGGAGGTGACGGCGCACGGCGCGGAGCTCAGCCCCGACGAGGTACGAGGTGCAGCCCCCGCGACGGCTCCGGCTCCGGCTCCGGCTCCGGCTCCGGCTCCGGCTCCGCGCCGGGCAGACGCGGCCCGGTAGCGCTAACTCTCTCCTTCAGCATTAATTAGGCTTACAGCAGCCCTGCGTTTGCTCCTAGCCGAGTGGGGAACGCGCTTTGCTGTGCTGATAGGCCAGGGACggccaggcaggctgctgggcgTTCGTGCCTGTCCGGGCGAGGAGGCCCCGGGGGGAAGGTTCATTGTTCTGCAGCCCATCTGGTGGCACACAGGGGACCCTGGTAATGAGTCTGCTGTGTCGTTAGCTGTGCACCGTGTCATCAACTGGACACGCACAGTGTATTTTTCCTCTCCTCGGGAGAGCTTAGGCGACAGCTGTGATGGTATCTAGGAGGCACTGGAGAATTTGTGCCTCCCCCTCCTGTTTGGAGAGCGTGGCGGTAGCTACGTCTTGTGCTTTCCTGTCTGAGCACTGAAAACAAGGGCGTGGCGTCAGACTGCTTGAGGGTCTGGGAGACCAGATGAAGCTCTGAGACCAAGGGCACAGTTGCATTTCAGATGCAGGAAGGAGAGTGCGTCTCCTGGATCTGGGCTGTGTGCAGAGCTCTCTATAGAAGTGAGGCTCTGCCCTTTACAGAAAGCTTCTGACTGCGTGTACAACGTCCAAGGGTTGCTTGGCATGCTTGGGTTCTTCAGTCCTGCTTGGCTTGTGCTCCCATCTCCTTTGAAAGTaggatgctgagggatgtggtggattatgagggaggtggtggattatGTCGATTCTTCTGTGGCAGTagtgcaggagctgtgtcaGGTGCATttgcctctgcctgtgccttGAAGGGTATTTTTAGTCCTTGCTCTCTCACTCCCTTGCTGTCTACTTACAGATCTTAATACGTGCTTGTGTGGTAGTTGACTATGGCaagcttcccactggcaaaacCCTCCTGAGTAACTTGCTTAAAGGCTACAGCAATGTGCTGTTTGACTTTGACTCCAAGAACACACACTGCATTGTCAAGGGACGGTTCACTGAGCTGCAGGCCTTCAGCAGAGACCTCATGGGCAGCCTGAACCTCAAGAgccaagctgctggagagatCCTTCTGCCAGATTCCAGCCATGTGGCCAGAGAGACCAGCAAGCATGATCATCAGCAAGTGCCTGATTCCACTAAGCCAGTGCAAGATACAAGGCTGCCCATCTGGGAGCAGGTGTGTGAAATGGCAGCTCAAGTCCCACAACCTCGGGGCCCAGTGGATGGGGAAGCTGTGGAACATCTGGAAGACTTTTCCCTAGTGATGGACTCAGATATTTACCTGTACATGCAGAGGTTCTGTGCTGCTCAGTACCAAGGTGTGCTGCGCCAGCATCATGTGGATGTGGTGGATGTGGCCAGTGATGGCATCACCATATTGTACCTCCAGCCACCTGCAGGTGTGTCTGGGGACAGTGGCGTCTTGCAACAGGCCCAcctggccctgcagcagctttaccagcagctggaggtgagctTGCGCAAGGAGAAGATCACCAAGAGAGGACTGGATATGGGCTGCCAGGCGCTCAGGGCTGTGGTGCAAGAGCTGCAGGAACTGTATCCCCAGGTActctgccatgaggatgagAAGCAGCTTTATCTTATTGGAAACCTTGTGGATGTGTCCCAGGCCAAGCAGTACCTTCAGAATTTAAGCACCAGAAGAGGCATCACACACACTCTTGGCAcgctcagcagctccctgccctcgcaccccacaacctcccacaCCACAGAGGCTGCACAGCGCAAGCCCAAGGCACCTGCAGACACCTCAGCCTCAAGGCTCAGCCCAGGCAGGCCAGAGCCGAAAGGTGAATTCAAGCTAGCTGCAAACTTCAGCACTCTGAAAGCTGAGGGGTCTCAGGCCAGTGGGGGCCTCTTGCAGAATCAGGGCTCTCCACAGGTGAGACAGGCACAGCTTTCTGGAAAACGCTCATCAGAGACAGATGCTCTAGGTCCAAGTACCCCAACAGCACTGACCCAGCAGCATCAGCCTCAAGTCTCCACAGCAGATGTGGATTTGGGATCAGCAGCAGAATCTCAGCAGAAGGACCCCAAAGAACAGGAATATGTGAAAGGAACTGCCAGGCTTACGAGACACAAGGCACTGTCTCCCTTTGAGAGCAAAGAAAACAGCACTTTGCAGCGTCCTTGGGACTCCAGAGGCTCAGGCTTCGTCAAGCAGCAGTCCCTCACTAGCACAGCAAGTGCCTCTTCTGCTTTGGACTCTAAGCACTCTGAATCCAGGACTCCACTGCGACGTTCCAACAGCTTCTCCCTGCCGAGGTCACAGGAGAGCAACAAGCCCCAGGATACCAATACAGCAGGCAGCGGAGGCAGTGGGATGAGTGCAGAGATGAgtctggactctctgcagtggTCTTACCTTAAAGATGTTTGCCATGCTGCCATTGATCAGCTGTGtaaggctgggggtgtgcagatcTCAGAGCATCGTGCTGGGGACAGCACCGTGCTGACTCTAcgggcagcagacagcagcaggctgttCCAGGCTAAGTGGAAGGTGGAAGCTCTTGTGCAGAAGTGTCCTGACCTTGTGTGTCAGAGCATGAGCTACTCAGAGCTTGCTGTAGATGGTCCAGATGACAGTGCCTTGAGTGAGCTGTGCAGCCTCTTGCGAGCAAACTCCCTCCAGGTTGGACTCAGCAAAGACAAGCACAGGCTGCATCTTGCCTGCCCCAGGGCGATGCTGCCAGGAGTGACTGAGGCCTTCCAAGTGTTTAATTCCAGGAGACTCCGTGCTCTTAAGTCTTCATCCTTGTCTCCAGGACTGAAGAGTACAGGGCACTCAGGTGTCatccagccaggcagaagccAAAACATGCTGCTGGAGG is a window encoding:
- the IFI35 gene encoding interferon-induced 35 kDa protein isoform X3, which encodes MDSSESSFTRLSLPGSPEEGSPEDGSPEETPEHVRQEIKRYEAFCNALNQDLMKLQMAKEAVEQRTRELRKEGELLKQETLSNIGEEVAVVLAEQNSLKHERQILKKKLEEVKKRVLWEDPARVLPALPEKNMVFKGLMASKEDMNKLMLIPRIHYPLLGGSALITFEKAEVAQRILEMKEHVVELSCGEELDRCRVRVQAAPVDLLLPSALEMGLTQSSRSILVSDLPILSIPEEALLDKLELFFSKTKNGGVAEQLIERGHIQFFIGKEKYEVKISPCISGNITNLQLTPGSAQLQPSCCPRTVLLTGIPDVLDEESMRDALEIHFQKGSRGGGEVDALDYVPLGQVGVAVFTEDAD
- the IFI35 gene encoding interferon-induced 35 kDa protein isoform X1 gives rise to the protein MDSSESSFTRLSLPGSPEEGSPEDGSPEETPEHVRQEIKRYEAFCNALNQDLMKLQMAKEAVEQRTRELRKEGELLKQETLSNIGEEVAVVLAEQNSLKHERQILKKKLEEVKKRVLWEDPARVLPALPEKNMVFKGLMASKEDMNKLMLIPRIHYPLLGGSALITFEKAEVAQRILEMKEHVVELSCGEELDRCRVRVQAAPVDLLLPSALEMGLTQSSRSILVSDLPILSIPEEALLDKLELFFSKTKNGGGEVESREFLDDSGQVMLTFAEDGVAEQLIERGHIQFFIGKEKYEVKISPCISGNITNLQLTPGSAQLQPSCCPRTVLLTGIPDVLDEESMRDALEIHFQKGSRGGGEVDALDYVPLGQVGVAVFTEDAD
- the IFI35 gene encoding interferon-induced 35 kDa protein isoform X2, with translation MDSSESSFTRLSLPGSPEEGSPEDGSPEETPEHVRQEIKRYEAFCNALNQDLMKLQMAKEAVEQRTRELRKEGELLKQETLSNIGEEVAVVLAEQNSLKHERQILKKKLEEVKKRVLWEDPARVLPALPEKNMVFKGLMASKEDMNKLMLIPRIHYPLLGGSALITFEKAEVAQRILEMKEHVVELSCGEELDRCRVRVQAAPVDLLLPSALEMGLTQSSRSILVSDLPILSIPEEALLDKLELFFSKTKNGGGEVESREFLDDSGQVMLTFAEDGVAEQLIERGHIQFFIGKEKYEVKISPCISGNITNLQLQPSCCPRTVLLTGIPDVLDEESMRDALEIHFQKGSRGGGEVDALDYVPLGQVGVAVFTEDAD
- the LOC135191617 gene encoding uncharacterized protein LOC135191617, whose translation is MAGRTVRVRGLPAELPPDRVADKLTIHFLRSRNGGGEIADVQVLPGACALITFEAPEVAQRILKAEHVLSVGGRRYPLEVTAHGAELSPDEILIRACVVVDYGKLPTGKTLLSNLLKGYSNVLFDFDSKNTHCIVKGRFTELQAFSRDLMGSLNLKSQAAGEILLPDSSHVARETSKHDHQQVPDSTKPVQDTRLPIWEQVCEMAAQVPQPRGPVDGEAVEHLEDFSLVMDSDIYLYMQRFCAAQYQGVLRQHHVDVVDVASDGITILYLQPPAGVSGDSGVLQQAHLALQQLYQQLEVSLRKEKITKRGLDMGCQALRAVVQELQELYPQVLCHEDEKQLYLIGNLVDVSQAKQYLQNLSTRRGITHTLGTLSSSLPSHPTTSHTTEAAQRKPKAPADTSASRLSPGRPEPKGEFKLAANFSTLKAEGSQASGGLLQNQGSPQVRQAQLSGKRSSETDALGPSTPTALTQQHQPQVSTADVDLGSAAESQQKDPKEQEYVKGTARLTRHKALSPFESKENSTLQRPWDSRGSGFVKQQSLTSTASASSALDSKHSESRTPLRRSNSFSLPRSQESNKPQDTNTAGSGGSGMSAEMSLDSLQWSYLKDVCHAAIDQLCKAGGVQISEHRAGDSTVLTLRAADSSRLFQAKWKVEALVQKCPDLVCQSMSYSELAVDGPDDSALSELCSLLRANSLQVGLSKDKHRLHLACPRAMLPGVTEAFQVFNSRRLRALKSSSLSPGLKSTGHSGVIQPGRSQNMLLEALQSDLQHLNISDKADHADVLRPAQLPQAEEKRSPSPGRFQQALGQSDSSDHVDSGSGQGGGNLPSPGVVDKPSPAALRESQEQPKRKVAVGEVDTARRKQVLPDRFQFARDKSRGGPSEVLGQRRSPVSAAEAAPRSLPTWLYGAVAAEPLQAVPHLPPAAEPRGQEQALVPAGRSSSQEEPDLASWQAGGPSPGQESSKATVGRCDACQGSGVTCQAPCGHALCRACFAADSTQPACCSSSSVATSHKVSGTFKVSSLSQNLPGYYRDPTLQVVYSIPDGVQGVGDPHPGQPYKGGDFCAFLPDNRDGQKIAMLLRKAFVHGLTFQIRSCNGEEKVTWGLIPHKTSWDGGRARNGYPDSQYLREVCTVLKNLGIS